One region of Mucilaginibacter gotjawali genomic DNA includes:
- a CDS encoding FMN-binding negative transcriptional regulator, with amino-acid sequence MYIPPFNKFENQQEAIAFMQRYSFATIVTVKDGLPVATHLPFLVEEKDGIATLRSHFAKANPQAAESIDTKVLVIFTEPHAYISPKHYEKVESVPTWNYLAVHAYGKFKLLEGEEHKAALLKATIRNFEAEYLKQWESLPDKYKQNMMKGIVAFEIVVDDLQAKAKLSQNRSETERENIIGELGRSENTSEKDVATYMASLGTKP; translated from the coding sequence ATGTATATTCCCCCTTTCAATAAATTCGAAAACCAACAGGAAGCCATTGCTTTTATGCAGCGTTACAGTTTTGCAACGATTGTAACTGTGAAAGATGGTTTGCCTGTTGCAACTCATCTGCCGTTTTTGGTTGAAGAAAAAGATGGGATTGCAACGCTGCGTTCTCATTTTGCAAAGGCAAACCCGCAGGCGGCAGAGAGCATAGATACAAAAGTGCTGGTGATTTTTACCGAACCCCATGCGTACATCTCACCAAAACATTACGAAAAAGTTGAAAGTGTACCTACCTGGAACTATTTAGCGGTACACGCTTATGGGAAATTTAAATTACTGGAGGGTGAAGAGCATAAAGCCGCGTTGCTGAAAGCGACTATACGAAATTTTGAGGCTGAATACTTAAAGCAATGGGAAAGTTTGCCTGACAAGTATAAGCAAAACATGATGAAAGGGATCGTTGCCTTTGAAATTGTGGTGGACGACCTGCAGGCCAAAGCGAAACTAAGCCAGAACCGGAGTGAAACTGAACGGGAAAACATTATCGGCGAATTAGGCCGGTCAGAAAATACCAGTGAGAAGGACGTAGCCACTTATATGGCTTCATTGGGTACAAAGCCCTGA
- a CDS encoding NAD(P)/FAD-dependent oxidoreductase produces the protein MFTISQDHKKSQKPRVVIIGGGFGGLTLAKALKKAPVDILMLDRHNYHTFQPLLYQVAMGSLEADSIGFPIRRIFIRQDNFTFNMADVEKINPESNTLTTNIGEICYDYLVIATGSNTNFFGNKEIEHYAMPMKNIPEALNLRSLILQNLETALVTTDMREKFALMTFVVVGGGPTGVELCGALAEMKHLILMKDYHGLSKYDMRVYLVEGKDRLLAAMSPKASAKAKAFLEKDGVIIYNSAHVQSYDGFYLTIDNGKTIKTRNVLWAAGVKGEMPGGIPAETVSKGNRIYVDEINRVKGYENIFAIGDVAAMISAEFPNGHPGVAPAAIQQGNTLAKNIAHLVKGETTEPFIYFDKGSLATIGRNKAVADLGKFHIQGFFAWVIWSLVHILSLVGFANKGIVLLRWAINYFTKNSDNRLIVRYFNTETRMPEVLSK, from the coding sequence ATGTTTACAATTTCCCAGGATCATAAAAAAAGTCAAAAACCACGCGTAGTCATCATAGGTGGAGGATTTGGAGGGTTGACCTTAGCAAAGGCCCTAAAAAAAGCCCCTGTGGACATATTAATGCTCGACAGGCACAATTACCATACATTCCAGCCATTACTTTACCAGGTGGCTATGGGCTCACTGGAGGCAGATTCTATTGGTTTCCCTATCCGGAGGATCTTTATCAGGCAGGATAATTTTACCTTTAATATGGCTGACGTTGAAAAGATCAACCCGGAGTCAAATACACTGACTACTAACATTGGTGAGATCTGTTACGATTACCTGGTAATTGCCACCGGGTCAAACACTAACTTTTTCGGAAATAAGGAAATCGAGCACTATGCCATGCCGATGAAAAACATCCCGGAAGCTTTGAATCTGCGCAGCCTCATCCTCCAGAACCTGGAAACTGCATTGGTTACCACGGATATGAGGGAAAAGTTTGCCCTGATGACCTTTGTTGTTGTTGGCGGCGGCCCTACAGGGGTGGAACTTTGCGGCGCATTGGCCGAGATGAAGCATTTGATTTTAATGAAAGACTACCATGGCCTGAGCAAATATGATATGCGTGTTTACCTGGTAGAAGGTAAAGACAGGTTACTTGCTGCCATGTCGCCAAAGGCATCAGCAAAAGCCAAGGCGTTTCTGGAAAAAGACGGCGTAATTATTTATAACAGCGCGCATGTGCAGAGTTACGATGGCTTTTACCTTACGATAGATAACGGCAAAACCATAAAAACGCGGAATGTACTATGGGCGGCGGGTGTAAAAGGCGAAATGCCCGGGGGAATCCCGGCAGAAACGGTCTCCAAAGGGAACCGTATTTATGTGGATGAGATTAACCGCGTAAAAGGTTATGAAAATATATTTGCTATTGGTGACGTTGCTGCTATGATCAGTGCGGAATTCCCTAACGGGCATCCGGGTGTAGCCCCGGCTGCTATTCAGCAGGGTAATACACTTGCTAAAAACATTGCGCATTTGGTAAAAGGCGAAACCACTGAGCCATTTATATACTTTGATAAAGGTTCACTAGCCACCATTGGCCGCAATAAAGCTGTGGCCGACCTGGGGAAATTCCATATCCAGGGATTTTTTGCATGGGTCATCTGGAGCCTGGTACATATCCTGTCGCTGGTGGGGTTTGCCAACAAGGGAATTGTATTATTGAGGTGGGCGATTAATTATTTCACAAAAAATAGCGATAACAGGCTAATTGTCAGATATTTTAATACCGAAACCAGGATGCCGGAAGTACTGTCAAAATAA
- a CDS encoding Rossmann-fold NAD(P)-binding domain-containing protein, with protein MKLFSSVHDVPDVKALVKEALHLKEFPYAFKALGENKTMALVFLNPSLRTRMSTQKAALNLGMNVMVLNMDKEGWALELRDNVIMNGTTVEHIREAAAVMGEYADIIGVRSFPGLKDREEDYSEMIFNKFVQFCGVPVVSLESATRHPLQSLADLITIEELKTKARPKVVLTWAPHIKPLPQAVPNSFAEWMCRGDVDFTIAHPKGYELCADFTQGATITHNQDEALADADFIYVKNWSAYEPYGQILPGNEDWMLTNDRLKITNKAKVMHCLPVRRDLELSSEILDGESSIVVHEAGNRVWAAQAVIKRMLEGL; from the coding sequence ATGAAACTATTTTCCTCTGTTCACGATGTTCCTGATGTTAAAGCGCTGGTAAAAGAAGCTTTGCATCTGAAAGAATTCCCTTATGCTTTTAAAGCTTTGGGCGAAAACAAAACAATGGCGCTTGTATTCCTTAATCCAAGCCTGCGTACGCGTATGAGCACACAAAAAGCGGCCCTTAACCTGGGCATGAACGTAATGGTGCTGAATATGGACAAGGAGGGATGGGCCCTGGAGCTGCGCGATAACGTGATCATGAATGGCACTACTGTTGAGCATATCCGTGAAGCGGCAGCCGTTATGGGCGAATATGCGGACATCATTGGTGTTCGCTCATTCCCCGGCTTAAAGGACAGGGAAGAGGATTACAGCGAAATGATCTTCAATAAGTTTGTGCAATTTTGCGGGGTGCCCGTGGTTAGCCTTGAATCGGCCACGCGCCATCCCCTGCAAAGTTTGGCCGACCTGATCACTATTGAAGAATTAAAAACCAAAGCCCGCCCGAAAGTTGTTTTAACCTGGGCGCCGCACATTAAACCATTGCCGCAAGCAGTACCCAACTCATTTGCCGAATGGATGTGCAGGGGAGATGTCGATTTCACCATAGCCCATCCAAAAGGCTATGAGCTATGTGCCGATTTTACACAGGGCGCAACTATTACCCACAACCAGGATGAAGCTTTAGCGGATGCCGATTTTATCTACGTAAAAAACTGGTCGGCTTACGAGCCTTATGGCCAGATTTTACCGGGCAACGAAGACTGGATGCTCACGAACGACAGGCTGAAGATCACTAACAAGGCTAAAGTAATGCACTGCCTGCCCGTAAGGCGCGATTTGGAACTATCATCAGAAATATTGGATGGTGAAAGCTCCATTGTTGTGCATGAGGCTGGCAACAGGGTTTGGGCGGCACAGGCGGTTATAAAACGAATGCTTGAGGGTTTGTAA
- a CDS encoding cation:proton antiporter codes for MDLFLIIALLVVTSATYSYINARFIKLPGTIGIVTIAILVSVATITIDKLDPDIAHYLTILAKNIDFSGTVLDIMLGFLLFAGSFNSDSKRLRKELRPVFALSTISVILSAVIFGALFFGAAMLFHIKIPFIYCLLFGALISPTDPVAVGAIIKSSSLPQNLATIISGESLFNDGVGLVLFISILEVIKSGVDHFVFAQTALLFVREVFGGLTLGLVLGFIAFRLMKSVTDFQTIVLISISLVMTISVVAAYLHLSIPLAAVSAGLFTGNRTINADEKMHSQEALERFWRLIDEMLNTILFVMIGLQMVNLPYITNYWLTGGIAILLILPARWVSIFVPVTFLHRTLHVNFSNINILTWAGVRGGISIALALSLPFSPYRHIILCGSYFIVIFSIIIQGLTLNSLIRRSSKAVVTK; via the coding sequence ATGGATCTTTTTTTAATAATAGCGTTGCTGGTTGTTACCAGCGCAACTTATTCATATATCAACGCGCGGTTTATTAAACTGCCGGGCACTATTGGCATCGTTACAATCGCCATCCTGGTTTCTGTCGCCACCATTACAATCGATAAATTAGACCCGGATATTGCACATTACCTTACCATTTTAGCAAAGAATATTGATTTTTCCGGCACGGTATTGGATATCATGCTGGGTTTTTTGCTTTTTGCGGGCTCTTTTAATTCAGATTCAAAGAGATTAAGAAAGGAATTGCGCCCGGTTTTTGCCCTAAGTACCATAAGTGTTATCCTGTCTGCAGTAATTTTTGGCGCTTTATTTTTTGGCGCCGCGATGCTATTTCATATAAAAATACCATTCATCTACTGCCTTTTGTTTGGTGCGCTCATTTCGCCGACTGATCCTGTTGCGGTTGGAGCCATTATCAAAAGCTCCAGTTTGCCTCAAAACCTGGCTACGATCATTTCAGGTGAGTCGTTATTTAATGATGGCGTGGGGCTGGTGCTTTTTATTTCAATACTCGAGGTGATCAAATCAGGGGTTGATCATTTCGTATTTGCACAAACTGCATTATTATTTGTAAGGGAGGTTTTTGGCGGTCTGACGCTAGGATTAGTCTTGGGGTTCATCGCTTTTCGTTTAATGAAATCTGTTACTGATTTTCAAACCATTGTACTCATTTCCATATCGCTGGTGATGACAATTTCTGTCGTCGCGGCGTATCTGCATTTGTCAATACCCCTTGCAGCAGTTTCAGCAGGTTTATTTACCGGAAACAGAACCATAAATGCCGATGAAAAGATGCATTCGCAGGAAGCATTAGAGCGGTTTTGGCGTTTGATAGATGAAATGCTCAACACGATTTTGTTTGTGATGATCGGGTTACAGATGGTTAACCTGCCGTATATTACAAATTATTGGCTCACTGGCGGAATTGCCATCCTTTTGATATTGCCGGCCCGCTGGGTCAGCATTTTTGTTCCGGTAACCTTCCTGCACCGCACATTACATGTTAATTTTAGTAATATCAATATCCTTACCTGGGCAGGTGTCCGGGGTGGGATCTCCATTGCCCTGGCATTGTCGCTGCCATTTAGCCCATACCGGCATATTATCCTATGCGGCAGTTATTTTATCGTTATATTTTCAATCATCATCCAGGGCTTAACCCTCAATAGTTTGATTAGAAGGTCATCAAAAGCCGTGGTTACAAAATAA